The following are encoded together in the Tatumella ptyseos genome:
- the secD gene encoding protein translocase subunit SecD — translation MLNRYPLWKYIMLIVVLLVGLLYALPNLYGEDPAVQITGERGAAASEQTLDQIQTVLKQQHIDTRSIALENGAIMARFANTDIQLRAREALVNALGNNYVVALNLAPATPRWLAALSAEPMKLGLDLRGGVHFLMEVDMDTALGKLQEQNAETLRGDLRTAKLGYTTVGKIDNYGIQIQFPNAQARDAAVSYLSPRHRDLVIRSRGSNQLTAAMTDARLSEAREYAVQQNITILRNRVNQLGVSEPLVQRQGSDRIVVELPGIQDTARAKEILGATATLEFRLVNTTVDPAAIAAGRVPGDSEVKNMRDGQPVVLYKRVVLTGDHITDSTSTMDEYNQPQVNISLDSAGGNTMSDFTRNNIGKPMATLFVEYKDSGKKDANGRAILAKQEEVINVANIQSRLANSFRITGINNPNEAHQLSLLLRAGALIAPIQIVEERTIGPTMGQQNIQQGLHACLWGVAVSILFMLVFYKKFGVIATTALIANLILIIGIMSLLPGATLTMPGIAGIVLTLAVAVDANVLINERIKEELRNGRTVQQAIHEGYRGAFSSIVDANVTTLITAIILYAVGTGSIKGFAITTAIGVATSMFTAIVGTRAIVNLLYGGKRINKLSI, via the coding sequence GTGCTAAATCGTTATCCTTTATGGAAGTACATCATGCTGATCGTCGTATTACTGGTCGGCCTGTTGTATGCACTTCCAAACCTCTATGGTGAGGATCCGGCTGTTCAAATCACTGGTGAGCGGGGCGCCGCTGCCAGTGAGCAGACATTGGATCAGATCCAGACAGTACTTAAACAACAACATATCGACACCCGCTCTATCGCATTAGAGAACGGCGCAATCATGGCGCGTTTTGCTAATACCGATATCCAGTTGCGCGCACGTGAAGCACTGGTTAACGCGTTAGGTAACAATTACGTAGTTGCGTTGAACCTTGCTCCTGCGACTCCGCGTTGGTTAGCTGCACTCTCGGCAGAACCGATGAAACTGGGTCTAGATCTACGTGGTGGTGTACACTTCTTGATGGAAGTGGACATGGACACTGCTTTAGGCAAGTTACAAGAGCAAAATGCTGAAACGCTTCGGGGCGACCTGCGTACCGCGAAACTCGGTTATACCACTGTTGGTAAAATCGATAATTACGGTATTCAGATCCAGTTCCCTAATGCCCAAGCGCGTGATGCAGCCGTCAGCTATTTAAGCCCACGTCATCGCGATCTGGTGATTAGAAGTCGTGGCAGTAACCAACTTACCGCAGCAATGACCGACGCGCGCTTAAGCGAAGCTCGTGAATACGCGGTCCAGCAAAACATCACTATTCTTCGCAACCGTGTCAACCAATTAGGGGTTTCTGAGCCACTGGTTCAGCGTCAAGGTTCAGACCGAATTGTCGTCGAATTGCCGGGAATTCAAGACACTGCACGGGCTAAAGAGATCTTAGGCGCCACTGCGACACTGGAATTCCGTTTAGTGAATACCACGGTCGATCCAGCCGCTATTGCAGCAGGACGCGTACCTGGGGATTCTGAAGTGAAGAACATGCGTGACGGACAACCTGTTGTTCTCTACAAGCGTGTGGTCCTAACCGGTGATCATATTACCGACTCAACCTCTACGATGGACGAGTACAATCAGCCTCAAGTTAACATCTCGCTAGACAGCGCAGGTGGCAATACGATGTCTGATTTCACTCGAAATAATATCGGCAAACCGATGGCAACACTGTTTGTTGAATATAAAGATAGCGGTAAAAAAGATGCTAACGGTCGTGCGATTTTAGCGAAACAAGAAGAAGTGATTAACGTGGCGAATATTCAATCTCGTCTTGCTAATAGCTTCCGTATTACCGGTATCAACAATCCAAATGAAGCGCATCAGCTCTCCTTGCTATTACGCGCGGGTGCTTTGATCGCACCGATTCAGATTGTTGAAGAACGCACCATTGGTCCAACTATGGGACAACAGAATATCCAACAAGGCTTGCATGCATGCTTGTGGGGTGTCGCGGTATCAATTCTGTTTATGTTGGTGTTCTATAAGAAATTCGGTGTGATTGCGACCACAGCGCTGATTGCAAACTTAATCTTAATCATCGGGATCATGTCTCTGTTGCCAGGTGCGACTTTGACTATGCCAGGTATTGCCGGGATTGTCTTAACTCTGGCGGTCGCGGTTGATGCCAACGTATTGATTAATGAACGGATTAAGGAAGAGCTACGTAACGGGCGGACGGTACAACAGGCGATTCACGAAGGTTATCGTGGCGCGTTCTCCAGTATTGTCGACGCTAACGTGACAACGCTTATAACGGCTATCATTCTCTATGCTGTGGGTACTGGCTCTATTAAAGGGTTTGCGATTACGACAGCGATTGGGGTGGCAACCTCCATGTTTACGGCCATTGTAGGAACGCGAGCGATTGTGAACCTGCTTTACGGCGGTAAGCGTATCAACAAGCTGTCGATTTAA
- the leuA gene encoding 2-isopropylmalate synthase, which yields MSQQVIIFDTTLRDGEQALQASLSVKDKLQIALALERMKIDVMEVGFPVSSPGDFESVQTIARTIKNSRVCALARCVEKDIDAAYESLKVADAFRIHTFLATSPMHIETKLRSTLPEVIERAEYMIRRARNYTDDVEFSCEDGGRTPIDDLCRVVEAAINAGARTINIPDTVGYTLPHEYANIISSLIQRVPNIDKAILSVHTHDDLGMAVGNAMAAVTAGARQVEGTLNGLGERAGNCALEEVIMAIKTRHAMMNVHTGINHQEIYRTSQIVSQICNMPIPANKAVVGSNAFAHSSGIHQDGVLKNRENYEILTPESIGLHQVQLNLTSRSGRAAVKHRMAEMGYQEQDYNLDTLYEAFLKLADKKGQVFDYDLEALAFINNQADESDHFVLHDFTVQSGASITATASVKLAVGSEIKEEAATGNGPVDAVYQAINRISGSEIELVNYKLTAKGQGENALGQVDIVVKYNDRKFHGVGLATDIVESSAKAMVNALNTIWRARQVEQELKRKSQTEIKETV from the coding sequence ATGAGCCAGCAAGTCATTATCTTCGACACAACATTACGCGACGGTGAGCAAGCCTTACAGGCCAGTTTAAGCGTGAAAGATAAATTACAGATCGCGCTGGCTTTAGAGCGGATGAAAATCGACGTGATGGAAGTCGGTTTCCCCGTCTCCTCTCCCGGTGATTTTGAATCCGTACAAACCATTGCTCGTACTATTAAAAACAGCCGTGTTTGCGCCTTAGCCCGTTGTGTAGAGAAAGATATCGACGCAGCCTACGAATCTTTGAAAGTGGCTGATGCTTTCCGTATTCATACCTTTTTAGCCACCTCCCCGATGCACATTGAAACCAAGTTACGCTCGACACTGCCAGAAGTGATTGAGCGTGCTGAATATATGATCCGCCGTGCACGCAACTATACTGATGACGTCGAGTTTTCCTGTGAAGATGGTGGCCGTACCCCAATTGACGATTTATGTCGTGTCGTCGAAGCAGCGATTAATGCTGGTGCTCGTACTATCAATATTCCTGATACCGTGGGTTACACCCTGCCCCACGAATATGCCAACATCATCTCTTCATTAATTCAACGCGTCCCGAATATCGATAAAGCTATTTTATCTGTTCACACTCACGATGATTTAGGAATGGCCGTCGGTAACGCAATGGCCGCCGTAACAGCTGGCGCACGTCAGGTGGAAGGCACATTAAATGGTTTGGGCGAACGCGCGGGCAACTGTGCCTTGGAAGAAGTGATTATGGCGATCAAAACGCGCCACGCGATGATGAATGTCCACACAGGCATTAATCACCAAGAAATTTATCGTACAAGCCAAATTGTTAGCCAAATCTGTAATATGCCAATCCCTGCGAATAAAGCCGTGGTCGGTAGCAATGCTTTCGCTCACTCCTCAGGAATCCACCAAGATGGCGTGTTGAAAAATCGTGAAAACTACGAAATCTTAACCCCTGAATCGATCGGCTTACATCAAGTACAATTGAACCTGACCTCTCGTTCTGGACGCGCAGCGGTAAAACACCGGATGGCGGAAATGGGCTATCAAGAACAAGACTATAATTTAGATACCTTGTATGAGGCATTCTTAAAATTAGCCGACAAGAAAGGCCAAGTATTTGATTATGATCTAGAAGCTTTAGCCTTCATTAATAACCAAGCCGATGAGAGTGATCACTTTGTCCTGCATGACTTCACCGTTCAGTCAGGGGCGAGTATCACAGCAACCGCATCCGTAAAATTAGCCGTAGGGTCGGAGATTAAAGAAGAAGCCGCCACCGGTAATGGTCCAGTTGATGCCGTATATCAAGCAATCAATCGTATTTCAGGATCGGAGATCGAATTAGTTAATTATAAATTAACCGCCAAAGGCCAAGGAGAGAATGCTCTGGGCCAAGTGGACATCGTCGTGAAATATAACGATCGTAAATTCCATGGCGTTGGTCTAGCCACCGATATCGTGGAGTCTTCCGCGAAGGCGATGGTGAATGCATTAAATACGATTTGGCGCGCACGTCAGGTCGAACAAGAATTAAAGCGTAAGTCTCAGACTGAAATTAAGGAAACAGTGTAA
- the yajC gene encoding preprotein translocase subunit YajC has product MSFFISDAAAAAGAPAQNSSFSMVIMLVVFGLIFFFMILRPQQKRAKEHKKLMESIAKGDEVMTTSGFVGRVTKISETGYVAIALNETNEVVVKRDFVAAVLPKGTMKAL; this is encoded by the coding sequence ATGAGCTTTTTCATTTCTGATGCCGCGGCAGCGGCTGGCGCACCAGCACAAAATAGTAGTTTCTCGATGGTTATCATGTTGGTCGTGTTCGGTCTGATCTTTTTCTTTATGATTTTACGTCCACAGCAAAAACGTGCGAAAGAGCATAAAAAATTGATGGAATCTATCGCTAAAGGGGATGAAGTGATGACCACTTCAGGTTTCGTCGGTCGTGTAACTAAAATCTCAGAAACCGGTTATGTTGCTATCGCGCTAAATGAAACTAATGAAGTCGTTGTTAAGCGTGATTTCGTCGCTGCCGTTCTGCCTAAAGGCACAATGAAAGCATTATAA
- the leuC gene encoding 3-isopropylmalate dehydratase large subunit, which translates to MSKTLYQKLFDAHVVYEAPQETPILYIDRHLVHEVTSPQAFDGLRAHGRQLRQPSKTFATMDHNVSTETRDINASGEMARIQMQELIKNCAEFGVSLYDLNHPFQGIVHVIGPEQGITLPGMTIVCGDSHTATHGAFGALAFGIGTSEVEHVMATQTLKQGRAKTMKIEVTGSAIGGISAKDIVLAIIGKTGSAGGTGYVVEFCGAAIEALSMEGRMTLCNMAIELGAKAGLVAPDDTTFEYLKGRQFAPKGEQWDEAVAYWKTLKSDENAEFDCIVTLDAAEIAPQVTWGTNPGQVIAVDQPIPRPEEFSDPVERASAEKALAYMGLEGGIRLTDVAIDKVFIGSCTNSRIEDLRAAAAIAKGRKVAPGIVAMVVPGSGPVKAQAEEEGLDKIFLEAGFEWRLPGCSMCLAMNNDRLNAGERCASTSNRNFEGRQGRGGRTHLVSPAMAAAAAVTGRFTDIRTLN; encoded by the coding sequence ATGAGCAAAACCTTATACCAGAAGTTATTTGATGCACATGTCGTTTACGAGGCGCCACAAGAGACGCCTATCCTGTACATTGACCGTCACTTGGTTCATGAAGTGACCTCACCACAAGCCTTTGATGGTCTTCGCGCCCATGGCCGTCAATTGCGCCAGCCATCAAAAACCTTCGCGACGATGGATCATAATGTCTCGACAGAGACACGGGATATTAACGCCTCCGGTGAAATGGCTCGTATCCAGATGCAAGAACTGATCAAGAACTGCGCTGAATTTGGGGTAAGTCTGTATGACTTAAACCACCCATTCCAAGGTATCGTTCATGTAATTGGCCCAGAGCAAGGCATTACCTTACCAGGGATGACCATTGTCTGTGGTGACTCGCATACCGCTACCCACGGCGCCTTTGGTGCCTTAGCATTTGGTATCGGTACTTCCGAAGTTGAGCACGTGATGGCAACCCAAACCTTAAAACAAGGTCGGGCAAAAACGATGAAAATTGAGGTCACTGGCTCTGCCATTGGCGGCATCTCAGCAAAAGACATCGTGTTAGCCATCATCGGTAAAACCGGCAGTGCCGGCGGCACCGGATATGTCGTGGAATTTTGTGGTGCGGCAATCGAAGCGTTAAGCATGGAAGGTCGTATGACCCTGTGTAATATGGCCATTGAGTTAGGGGCTAAAGCGGGCTTGGTCGCACCGGATGACACAACCTTTGAATACTTAAAAGGCCGCCAATTTGCACCAAAAGGTGAACAGTGGGATGAGGCCGTTGCCTACTGGAAGACCTTAAAATCTGATGAGAATGCTGAGTTCGATTGTATCGTTACCTTAGATGCTGCCGAGATCGCTCCACAAGTCACTTGGGGAACGAACCCAGGGCAAGTCATCGCAGTGGACCAACCAATTCCACGCCCAGAAGAGTTCAGTGACCCGGTCGAACGCGCTTCGGCAGAGAAAGCACTGGCCTATATGGGATTAGAAGGTGGTATCCGTTTAACAGATGTTGCGATTGATAAAGTCTTTATCGGTTCTTGTACTAACTCACGGATTGAAGATTTACGTGCGGCGGCAGCAATTGCCAAAGGGCGTAAAGTGGCACCGGGAATTGTTGCCATGGTGGTGCCAGGCTCTGGCCCAGTAAAAGCACAGGCCGAAGAAGAAGGCTTAGATAAAATCTTCTTAGAAGCAGGTTTCGAATGGCGTTTACCGGGCTGTTCAATGTGTTTAGCGATGAACAACGATCGGCTAAACGCTGGCGAGCGTTGTGCATCTACCAGTAACCGTAACTTTGAAGGCCGTCAAGGACGTGGTGGACGGACTCACTTAGTTAGCCCTGCTATGGCAGCCGCAGCCGCCGTTACCGGACGCTTTACTGACATCCGTACCTTGAACTGA
- the leuB gene encoding 3-isopropylmalate dehydrogenase: MSTHYNVAVLPGDGIGPEVMAQAEKVLAAVSQRFGFQINTQHFDVGGIAIDNHGTPLPAATVAGCEQADAILFGSVGGPKWEHLPPSDQPERGALLPLRKHFKLFSNLRPAALYKGLEAYCPLRSDIAARGFDILCVRELTGGIYFGQPKGREGSSDQLRAFDTEVYHRYEIERIARLAFESARKRRHKVTSVDKANVLQSSILWRETVTEIAKEYPDVELSHIYIDNATMQLIKDPSQFDVLLCSNLFGDILSDECAMITGSMGMLPSASLNEEGFGLYEPAGGSAPDIAGKNIANPIAQILSLALLLRYSLQQGDAAEAIENAISKALAAGHRTHDLAGDGKAVNTDEMGNIIARYITEEK; this comes from the coding sequence ATGTCGACTCACTATAATGTTGCCGTTTTACCCGGTGATGGAATCGGTCCTGAAGTGATGGCCCAAGCAGAAAAAGTTCTGGCTGCGGTCAGCCAACGTTTTGGCTTTCAGATCAACACTCAGCATTTTGATGTCGGCGGCATTGCCATCGATAACCACGGCACACCGCTTCCTGCTGCGACGGTAGCAGGCTGTGAGCAAGCAGATGCCATTCTGTTTGGTTCGGTTGGTGGTCCTAAATGGGAACACTTACCGCCGAGCGACCAACCTGAGCGTGGCGCTCTGCTTCCTCTACGTAAGCACTTTAAACTGTTCAGTAACCTACGCCCAGCGGCTTTGTATAAAGGCTTAGAGGCTTATTGCCCGCTGCGTAGCGACATTGCAGCACGCGGATTCGACATTTTATGTGTGCGTGAATTAACCGGTGGTATCTACTTCGGTCAACCTAAAGGCCGTGAAGGTAGTAGCGACCAATTACGTGCTTTCGATACTGAAGTTTATCACCGTTATGAAATCGAACGTATCGCTCGCTTAGCATTCGAGTCAGCGCGTAAACGCCGTCACAAAGTAACCTCTGTCGATAAAGCAAACGTATTACAGTCATCTATTTTATGGCGTGAAACGGTCACAGAGATTGCGAAAGAGTATCCAGACGTCGAGTTATCACATATCTATATTGATAACGCTACGATGCAGCTGATTAAGGATCCTTCTCAATTCGACGTCCTATTATGTTCCAATTTATTTGGCGATATCTTGTCTGATGAATGTGCGATGATTACGGGTTCTATGGGGATGCTGCCTTCCGCGAGTCTGAATGAAGAAGGCTTCGGACTCTACGAACCCGCTGGTGGATCGGCTCCCGATATCGCCGGAAAAAATATTGCTAACCCGATTGCACAAATTTTATCACTCGCCTTATTACTGCGTTATAGCTTACAACAAGGTGACGCGGCAGAAGCGATCGAAAACGCTATCAGCAAGGCGTTAGCTGCGGGACACCGTACTCATGACTTAGCCGGTGACGGTAAAGCAGTCAATACCGATGAGATGGGTAATATCATTGCCCGGTATATTACCGAGGAAAAATAA
- the leuD gene encoding 3-isopropylmalate dehydratase small subunit, which yields MAIKFTQHTGLVAPLDAANVDTDAIIPKQFLQKVTRTGFGQHLFNDWRFIDDAGKIPNPDFVLNKPLYKGTSILLTRENFGCGSSREHAPWALTDFGFRVVIAPSFADIFYSNSFNNQLLLVKLSEAQIDELFQLVEQHPGINFTVDLEAMTIQAGEKTYTFELDSFRRHCMLNGLDSIGLTLQHEASIGAYETKQPAFLQ from the coding sequence ATGGCAATTAAATTTACTCAACATACCGGACTGGTTGCGCCTTTGGATGCGGCCAATGTCGATACGGATGCGATCATCCCAAAACAGTTTCTACAGAAAGTCACCCGTACAGGCTTTGGTCAGCATCTATTTAACGATTGGCGCTTTATCGATGATGCGGGCAAAATCCCTAATCCAGATTTCGTCCTGAATAAGCCTCTGTATAAGGGGACCAGTATTTTACTGACCCGTGAAAACTTCGGCTGTGGCTCGTCGCGTGAGCATGCGCCGTGGGCCTTAACCGACTTCGGTTTTCGTGTGGTGATCGCGCCGTCTTTCGCTGATATTTTCTACAGTAATAGCTTTAATAACCAACTGCTCTTGGTCAAATTAAGCGAAGCACAGATTGACGAGCTGTTTCAACTGGTTGAGCAACATCCTGGTATTAATTTTACCGTTGATTTAGAAGCGATGACGATTCAGGCGGGGGAGAAAACTTATACCTTCGAACTGGATAGCTTCCGCCGTCACTGCATGTTAAATGGCTTAGACAGCATAGGTCTTACGCTGCAGCATGAAGCATCGATTGGCGCTTACGAAACGAAACAGCCCGCTTTTCTTCAGTAA
- the secF gene encoding protein translocase subunit SecF gives MAQEYSIEQLNYGRKVHDFMRWDKLAFTLSALLLIASALIMGVRGFNWGLDFTGGTVIEITLEKPGELDVMRTALQHAGFSDPQVQNFGSSREVMVRLSPHDGNAGQELGTKVVSEINQATQQTAVVKRIEFVGPSVGSDLAQAGALALLAALICILIYVGFRFEWRLALGAVLALAHDVVITMGVLSLFHIEVDLTIIASLMSVIGYSLNDSIVVSDRIRENFRKIRRGTPYDIVNISLTQTLSRTLMTSATTLVVVLMLFIFGGELLRGFSLTMLIGVAIGTISSIYVASALALKLGMKREHMLVQKVEKEGADQPRIQ, from the coding sequence GTGGCACAAGAATATAGTATTGAACAACTTAACTATGGCCGTAAGGTGCATGATTTCATGCGCTGGGACAAGTTAGCCTTTACCCTGTCAGCATTATTGTTGATTGCTTCTGCCCTCATTATGGGTGTGCGTGGCTTTAACTGGGGACTGGATTTCACCGGTGGAACGGTCATTGAGATTACATTAGAGAAACCCGGTGAATTGGATGTGATGCGTACAGCATTACAACATGCCGGCTTTAGTGACCCTCAAGTGCAGAACTTCGGTAGTAGCCGTGAAGTTATGGTGCGCTTATCTCCGCATGATGGTAATGCAGGGCAAGAACTCGGGACCAAAGTGGTCAGCGAGATTAACCAAGCGACCCAGCAGACGGCAGTAGTTAAACGTATCGAGTTCGTGGGACCTAGTGTCGGTAGCGATCTGGCGCAGGCAGGTGCATTAGCGCTATTAGCAGCCTTGATCTGTATCTTAATCTACGTCGGCTTTCGTTTTGAATGGCGTCTTGCACTGGGTGCGGTATTAGCCTTGGCGCACGACGTTGTCATTACAATGGGTGTGTTATCACTGTTCCACATCGAAGTTGATTTAACTATCATCGCTTCACTGATGTCGGTGATCGGTTACTCGTTAAACGACAGCATCGTTGTTTCTGACCGGATCCGTGAAAACTTCCGTAAGATTCGTCGTGGCACGCCTTATGATATCGTCAATATCTCTCTGACTCAGACACTGAGCCGGACATTGATGACCTCGGCAACCACCTTAGTAGTGGTCTTGATGCTGTTTATCTTTGGTGGTGAGCTATTACGTGGCTTCTCACTGACGATGTTAATCGGTGTCGCCATTGGTACTATCTCTTCAATCTACGTCGCGTCAGCGTTGGCGTTGAAACTCGGGATGAAGCGCGAACATATGTTAGTGCAGAAAGTCGAGAAGGAAGGGGCTGACCAGCCACGCATCCAGTAG